Proteins encoded by one window of Actinocorallia herbida:
- a CDS encoding FxLYD domain-containing protein — translation MGFGVRYFDLDIGVARERLRGLGARCHRPRRLIQRVALAGQNGAWAGLHSEGDRHVLTLMRDQRTVREVLVNDFDAALEILEGLGLRVTGRQEILREAWELHAIEFRFVEGPGLAPALEIHGPQDQADQSAVRWAIGQLGLDPGRAQPIQAGGSGLAPARPANPTEPLILTARAAAQALPGPAAPPGPGGRSGPPGPGGPAGPPSGPMPPWPPQPVSSPTEPAETAEPVGPPAAETAEPAQDVEGAPSHSPMVTVLDTGSLRPPAPPQARPRPEPGPDPDPGRLVQFTVAETGWTAEASEWVPGEYWIRWATVLHNPNTLYWCELPTVQVTVRDAYGNVIGSEEQVLTVLPPRTKIAWAGLLEVNGNRPHTLEITPRPADWYPTEARPEDFPPFTYENVSMAVPEGACEVTGEIRNPYDEAVEEVALVALFRDGRGTLIGGDMSFVQGLPADGTAPFKIEGTVSAPPGPVVSLDLMAQPWSDPNPWETALQG, via the coding sequence GTGGGATTCGGTGTCCGCTACTTCGATCTCGACATCGGGGTCGCTCGGGAGCGGCTGCGCGGGCTCGGCGCGCGGTGCCACCGCCCACGGAGGCTGATCCAGCGGGTCGCGCTGGCCGGGCAGAACGGCGCCTGGGCCGGCCTGCACTCCGAAGGCGACAGGCATGTGCTCACCTTGATGCGCGACCAGCGGACGGTCCGCGAGGTCCTGGTGAACGACTTCGACGCCGCGCTGGAGATCCTCGAGGGTCTCGGTCTGCGGGTCACCGGCCGCCAGGAGATCCTGCGCGAGGCGTGGGAGCTGCACGCGATCGAGTTCCGCTTCGTCGAAGGGCCGGGGCTCGCCCCGGCGCTGGAGATCCACGGGCCGCAGGACCAGGCGGACCAGTCGGCGGTCCGGTGGGCGATCGGGCAGCTCGGCCTCGACCCCGGCCGCGCCCAGCCGATCCAGGCGGGCGGGTCCGGGCTCGCGCCCGCCCGGCCGGCCAATCCGACCGAGCCGCTGATCCTCACCGCCCGAGCCGCCGCGCAGGCCCTGCCCGGTCCCGCCGCGCCGCCCGGCCCCGGGGGACGGTCCGGGCCGCCCGGTCCCGGGGGTCCTGCCGGGCCGCCGTCCGGTCCGATGCCTCCGTGGCCTCCGCAGCCCGTTTCCTCGCCCACCGAGCCCGCCGAGACCGCCGAGCCCGTCGGGCCCCCGGCCGCCGAGACCGCCGAACCCGCTCAGGACGTCGAGGGGGCGCCGTCGCACTCCCCCATGGTGACCGTGCTGGACACCGGGTCCCTGCGGCCTCCTGCGCCGCCACAGGCCCGGCCGCGCCCGGAACCCGGGCCCGACCCCGACCCCGGGCGGCTCGTGCAGTTCACCGTCGCCGAGACGGGGTGGACGGCCGAGGCCAGCGAGTGGGTGCCGGGCGAGTACTGGATCCGGTGGGCGACCGTGCTGCACAACCCCAACACCCTGTACTGGTGCGAGCTGCCGACGGTGCAGGTCACCGTGCGCGACGCGTACGGCAACGTCATCGGCTCGGAGGAGCAGGTGCTGACCGTGCTGCCCCCGCGCACCAAGATCGCCTGGGCGGGCCTGCTGGAGGTCAACGGGAACCGCCCGCACACCCTGGAGATCACGCCGCGTCCGGCCGATTGGTACCCGACGGAGGCGCGACCCGAGGACTTCCCCCCGTTCACCTACGAGAACGTCTCCATGGCCGTGCCCGAGGGCGCCTGCGAGGTCACCGGCGAGATCCGCAACCCCTATGACGAGGCGGTCGAGGAGGTCGCGCTCGTCGCCCTGTTCCGGGACGGCAGGGGCACCCTGATCGGCGGCGACATGAGCTTCGTGCAGGGGCTGCCCGCGGACGGCACCGCGCCGTTCAAGATCGAGGGGACGGTCTCCGCTCCGCCAGGGCCCGTGGTGTCCCTGGATCTGATGGCCCAGCCCTGGTCCGACCCGAACCCGTGGGAGACGGCCCTCCAGGGCTGA